The genomic DNA ttGCTCCacctttttaatttatctttttttggtttttcgagacagggtttctctgtgtagccttggctgtcctggacttgctttgtagaccaggctggccttgactcacagtgatcctcctgcctctgccatgctcTACCATTTTTAAGGCTGAAACTAAACATAGATGGTAGGTATCAAAGTACCATAtatcaatttctttttccttgttaaaAGGTCTGTCAGGTGCTAGGTGTGGTAGCAAACACCTTAATCCccgtactcaggaggcagaggcaggtggatgggtgtgagtttgaggccagcctggtctacaaaaagaataccaggacagccaaggcttctcagagaaaccctgtctcaaaaaaaaaaaaaagaagaaaagaaaaaaagtctgtcaggctggtgagatagctcagggtgtaaaatgcttgccatgcatgcctgatgcccgaTGAGTTGAGTATCTGGAAGTCACGTAAGAGTAAGAGAGAAGCAGCTCCAAGAGTTGTATCCCGAGCTCTCCAGGAGCACGGGAACCCCCGCCCCCAAATACACACagtaataaacaaaaacaaatctgtgGGGAAAAGATTTAGACCTACCGAAAACGAGGGTGTCCCGAGGGCCACTTGAACTGGTGCTTCTTGCGAAGGTGCACGGTGAGGTTGTTGCCACGTGTGAAGCATTTGTCACAGACATGGCACTTGTACCTTGGCTCTGAGTCTCCCTacggagaagggaggaggaaatgagGTCAGCTCCTCAGCCACTCTCCTGCTGACCCTTCCCGGGCAGCCGCTTACCTCATGCACTTTGCGGTGATGGGACTTGACAGAGCTGAGCGATCGAGCACTGAAGCTGCAGTTCTCAAAGTCACACCGGTAGGCGGACTCCTTGCTGTGGGTGTCCAGGTGCTTCCGGAGGTCAATCAGATTCTTGCAACTTCCAGAAGAAATCAGGAAGGGTTGGAGGGCATATGGAACCCTGAAACCTGAGCCCTGTATTTTGCCCCCTGAGTCCTCTTACCTGTAGTCACAACAGTCACATTTAAAGGGCCGGTCTTCACTGTGTCGAAAGCGCATATGATTACggagagaggaaggcagtggGCAGGTCATGTCACACAAAGGACATTTATAGTGATTCACTGAGGAGCAGAGAAGAAGGATCTATGAAGGGACTCACAGGGCCTTGAGGGGAGGCCAGGGAGGCTTGGGCGCAGGCCACTCACCATGGTTCCGCATGTGGTCTCGCAACAGCCTCTCTGTGGCAAATCTCTTGGAACAGTGGGAACACTGGAAGCGCTGCTCTGGGGTGGGGTAGGCAGAACAAAGGGGCTGAAGAGAGCAGtgaagggcagagaggaggagagccaTCCCAGACAGAGGGAACCACCCAGGGAGCCAAGGGAAGCTACAGATGGGGTTTGGAGTCGAGACCTGAGTTAAACCCCAGCTTTACCACTTACTAGCTGTGTGATCTCAGGTAAGTGGTTTaagctctctgagcctcagtttcctcatctgtaaaaagGGGAATAAGAAGCCTACCTCATGGGGCTGTTGTGAGGATTCCTGAGGTAGCTGATGCCGCCAACAGAAAGTGCTGAACAATGTCTAAGAGAAGTTTAGGAGGCTCCTGGTCCCAAAAGGGGAAGAGAGCCCGGGTACAGATCTCTGTGGCAGCCACCTCCCCTGGGAACATAGCCTCAGCTTCACTTTAAGTAGGGCAGCccactctcccctttctctctaacTGCTTACGATCCAATGAGGTCTGGCGCCGGATGTGATCTAAAAACTTGGTGTTGTTGGCAAACATGCCCCCACAGGTGGGACAAGCCACCACCTTCTCCTGGGTGTGGCTGCGGAGGTGTTCTCGAAGCTTACACCGGTCCTTAAAGGTACAGGTACAGCCTGGGAAGGAAGAGCTGATCATGTTCCATCCTTAAATCCCCCTCCCCAAGTTGGCTCTGGTACCCGCTATTTTCTCTAGCCAGTAGCCTACTTTGTCTTGCAGGATTGGTCCCATCCCTAGCTCCTCCAGACCCTAACACCTCCAGAGTTTTaaccagaggccagagaagagggGTGGCCCTACCTTTCCAACCACACAGCACCACATGGTTGTCCTTGCTGATAGCTTGGTAGTCACAGCACAGGCTGTGCGCATCCACGTGCCGATAGAACCACTCAGGATTGTCGAAGGTACTCTGTGCCAGGGCAACTTGGGGTGAGGACTGACAGTGGTTAGAGGGACTCTCACCCATGTCAAAGGGGGGTTTCTTGCTCTCCCCCAAATTAACTTGTGGGAATGGGGAAGGTTTAAGACAAAGGAAGTAcacaagaagagaggggagacagTAGCAGGAGTATCGGAAATATAAGGCAATTGAGTCAAGATCCCCAGCTTCCTTCTACCCCTCTTTCTAGCATTGTCTGCTGACCTCGCAATGCTCCCATAGACACAGGAAATGGTCAGGGATGTCAGGGATGACGTTCCGGCTCTGGAAGTCCAGGATGCAGGGGCTGAGATCAGCCTGGCTTTGCAAGGCTTGCAGCCCCCACTGCTTCAGCTTGGTGTGGTAGCAATGGAAGTAGACATGGCGGATGAGGTCGGCAGAACTGTCCAGAGAGCAAAAGCCACATTCCTGCCACAAGCAGGAGAATTCTTCCTCTGCAGAAAGGTTTAGAAGGAATGGTCTGACACTTTCCAAGCTCAGTTCACTTTCCATCTCAGACATTAAGCAGGACTCTGACTAGGGATGAACTAGGAGTTTATCCGCCTTTGTAACATTAGTCAATGACTTTCAACTGAGTCAGGGATTTCCGACTTTACAAGTAGGCAAGAGTCCCAGCCACATGGCTCTCAGAGAACCATAGTTACATAACTGCAACTAGTGGCAAGGGATACGGGGTCAGGTATGGGCACCAGACAAGTTTTACACAGAATTAGGTATGCTGGCTCTTATCTGTAACACCAGAACCCAGGAGGGTGGGCAGGCAAACTGCCACGATttcaagaccaacctgagctacaaagtaagaccctgcCACAAACTAAGTGGTAAGCAGAAGTAACCTGACGCTGACTGCAGCTACACAAAGCCCCTACGCTAAGAGCGAATGAAAAAGAGACCTGTACTCCAGGCTGAGGTGAACAGCTGGTAGAGGCCTGAGCCAGAGACCAGGGAGAAGGTGTTAGGGTATCCCTGGCAAACATGCACAACCTCTCCTCAGTTTCCCATGGTCCCTGAGGAAGGCAGGGCCCCAACACTCcagttctcttttcccttccactCTGCTTACTTCAAGGCAGACTCATTATTTATTTcaacccacttcctgtctctccagcccctctaagcACCACATTTCCAATATTTAACAGAAATTCACTTCTTTTGAAAAGCTGagagccgggtgtgatggcacacacctttaatcccagcacttgggaggcagaggcaggcagatctctgtgagttcgaggccagcctggtctacaaagtaagtctaggacagccaaggctacacagagaaaccttgtctccagaaaaaaaaaaaaaaaaaaaaaaagaaagaaaaaagaaaaggaaaagctgaaaCTTCCAAAAGTAAAACCACCTCTTAATTTCACTTCTGTGTATTATTTGACTTTGCAAACAGGTGTGGGTACGTAACTATAATCCTAGAATCTCTGCAGGATCAGGACTTAAATGTTCCACCTTAGTTGCATAACAAGTTTAAAGTCAGTCAGGGCTacaggagacaaagaaaaggaaaaaagaataaaacagaatgaaGAGCACTTTTGAGTGTACTGAATAAAGCTGTTCAGTTATCTTCTTAGCTGTGATATAAATGTACTCCAAAACCTTGTGTGGTGGCTGATGCTAGCaaccctagcatttgggaggcaaaagcaggactTCAGTGGGTGTGAGGCTGGATTACAGAGACCCCTCTCGGAAGTAAACAGGGGCTCAAGATAGCTTAGCTGTTAAAgagtatttgttgctcttgcagaggacctgggattggCTCACACATGATGGCTTATAACCATTCACAAATCCAGTTCAAGGGAAtacaacatcctcttctggcctctataggcaccaggcatgctcatGGCGCTCATTCACGCCGCAGGCaatacagacacataaaataaataaatctaaacaaaaaatgcaaataattataataaaaagggaaaagagctagctgggtgtagtggcacatgcctttaactacagcactcaggaggaagtagatctctgtgaattcaaggccagctggtctacaaagtgaatccagggcagccaaggctacacagagaaaccctgtctcgaaaaaccagacagaaaaacaaggcaaaaggaGACTGGGCATAGTGATAcaaagcctttaatgccagtattcaggaggcacaggcagggagacacctttaatcccaacactcagatcTCTATAAACTCAAGGTAAGCATGGTCTAGATAGATAgacagtaaattccaggccaaccaagaaTAAaaagtgaggccttgtctcaaaaaaaaaaaaaaaaaaaaaaggccaggtatacaccgttaatcccagcacttgggaggcagaggcagggggagctctgtgagttcaaggccagcctggtctacaaagtaagtctaggacagccagggctgttacagagaaaccctgtcttgaaaaaacaaaatatgttgggcgtggtggcgcacgcctttaatcccagcactcgggaggcagaggcagccagatcactgtgagtctgaggccagcctggtctacaaagtgagtccaggacagccaaggctacacagagaaaccctgtctcgaaaaactaaaaaataaaaaataaaaaataagccgggcgtggtggcgcacacctttaatcccagcactcgggaggcagaggcaggcggatcgctgtgagttcgaggccagcctggtctacaaagtgagtccaggacggccaaagctacacagagaaacccggtctcgaaaaaccaaaataaataaataaataaataaaaaataaaaataaaaaataaaaaaaataaaaaaattggggGAGGGGTAAGGGGGGACAGCAAGCTGGTTCAGCAGGTAAGGCACTTATCGCCAAGCCTAATGATCTTCTGagttttgattcccagaacccacacagtggaagagaagGATAAACTCCCAGTTATCTTCTGACTCTACACATAAGCCACGGTGTGCTCACACTAcccacacactatacacacacactacacacacacacacacacacacacacacacacacacacacacacacacgtcatccatccatccgcaccctcaaaaaatgtttaaggaaagagGTGCAGCAGGATGCGTTAGCAGGGAAAGGAAGCTGTATCAACCCTGATGGCATGGGACCTCCGGGTGAAGGAACAGACGCCCACGAGTTGTCCCGTGATCTCCATACTTGATCCACAGCATGcacgtgcccacacacatatacacacaaaatcacaaaTTGTTTCTGATGGTAATCATTCGACACATCCTTGTTGATTGAATTCTTTATAAATGACTTCACGATATTTTTATGAATGAAGAAAAGTATAGTTACAAAAACAAACCTAGGAAGCTGCagaaatggcttggtggttaagagcactggctactcttccagaagtcccaggtccgatttccagcacccacatggcggctcacaactgtctgtaactccagctccaagggattcaacaccctcattcaaacataaatgcaggcaaaatgccaaagcacatgaaagtaaaaacaaaaaaagaaaaaagccaagtgtggtggtgcatgcttaggaggcagaggcaagttgatgtctcaagagtttgaggccagccagaaatacaaaatgagttctagaacagcaagGACTACAGAGAGCAACCCtgtatggaaaaagaaaaatctgttttcccAGCTGTCCTCTCTCTCTAGGAGTCGGATTTCCCACCTGCCCTTGCGCTGTTTCCTGCTCCCTTACCAAGTGGGTCCTCTTCCTCGTCTTCCTCCTTAGAGCCATGCATGTGCTGCTGCAGGTGCTGAGTGGCGTGCTCGAAGAACTCCTCCATGGCTGAGCACACAAAGGAGCAGGACCCCCACTCGCACTGGAGCCCCAGGTTCTCTTTCCGGGCAACTTTTCCAGGAGGCGACATGGCCTTCACcttccaggaagaggaagaaacccAGAGCTGTCAGTCTGTATTCCGGGCTGCTGGAGGCAGCGTGCTGGGAGTCAGCAGGTACTCTTCAGTATCTTGTGCTTTGTTTCCGTAAGGATGGGCCGCAGTTTCTCAGCCCTAGAGGCCGGCTGGTTTCCTGAGAAGAGAGAACAATACTGAGCACGTGCCAAGCGCTAAGCTAAACACTTTAACAGACGGTTTCTCACATAGCTGCAGAGCATATTCCCACGGGAAATAGAACAATGCTCAGCTTCAGAGACTAGAATTAAAACCCAAACTCCACTGCTTACCACCTACTAGCTCTGAGGCCTTGGCCAAAATGGGGGGATAACAAAAGTTTTGTTCTGAACTTCACACTTACTATACATAGGATACAATACTATTTTGTTgtgcctggagagatgattcaggtAAGGGCCGTGACTACTCTTCTAGTGAACCTGAGTTAGAGTCCCAATAACCctatggttgctcacaaccatccacagcCCTAGTTCCAGGAATGCAGCCCCCTCTTCTGCCCTCGGATGGCGTTGCAGACATCCATACAGGTAAAATACCCCACATCCATTAAAGTACAAATAAACCTcaaaaggctggagaggtgactcagtggttaagagtactggctgttcctctagaggacctgggttcacttcccagcacccacatggcagctcataagtgcctgtaactccagttgtaggTGATCCAACACCATCACGCAGACCTTTGTTTAGGCAAAACCCATtgcataagaaataaaaataggggctggagagatggctcagcggttaagagcactgactgctcttccagaggtccagagttcaattcccagcaaccacatggtggctcacaaccatctataatgtgatttgatgcatactgtatacataataaataaaacttaaaaaaaagaaataaaaataaacaaattaaaaaaaaatcaaaaacaggctgaagagacggctcagaggttaagagcgctgtctgctcttccaaaggtcctgagttcaattcccagcaaccacatgatagctcacatccttaatgagatctggtgccctcttctggctctggtgtgcaggcagaacactatacatataataaataaatctttttttaaataaaaatactattttgttgttgttttgtgtatttttgttgttgttttggattcagggttcctctatgttatcatgactgtcctggacttgctttgtagaccaggctggccttgaactcacagcgatcagccggcctctgcctcccgagcactgagattaaaggtgtgcgccaccatacctggcattttgtgtattttttacactgagaattgaacctagaaCTTTATATATGGTACCTAGGACAGGATTCCCTAAGTGGCGCAGGCTGACCTTAAGCTCACTCTGCAGTTTAGTGTGctgcgatcctcctgcctcagactcccaagtagctgggattacaatcttgtgccaccaaacccagccatAGTAAGCACTAGATGTgtgaggttttttggttttgcttttttggaggaggatgggaggaagggagtgtgGACCTGTGTGGTTCCTCAAGAATCAGCCATCtgagggatttttgttgttgtttttcaagacagggtttctctgtataatag from Acomys russatus chromosome 14, mAcoRus1.1, whole genome shotgun sequence includes the following:
- the Hinfp gene encoding histone H4 transcription factor; translation: MSPPGKVARKENLGLQCEWGSCSFVCSAMEEFFEHATQHLQQHMHGSKEEDEEEDPLEEEFSCLWQECGFCSLDSSADLIRHVYFHCYHTKLKQWGLQALQSQADLSPCILDFQSRNVIPDIPDHFLCLWEHCESTFDNPEWFYRHVDAHSLCCDYQAISKDNHVVLCGWKGCTCTFKDRCKLREHLRSHTQEKVVACPTCGGMFANNTKFLDHIRRQTSLDQQRFQCSHCSKRFATERLLRDHMRNHVNHYKCPLCDMTCPLPSSLRNHMRFRHSEDRPFKCDCCDYSCKNLIDLRKHLDTHSKESAYRCDFENCSFSARSLSSVKSHHRKVHEGDSEPRYKCHVCDKCFTRGNNLTVHLRKKHQFKWPSGHPRFRYKEHEDGYMRLQLVRYESVELTQQLLQQLQEGSDPELALNESSLQGIVLETVLGAPGPEEEMEEGGGVVEGTALSASQGNPTHMVSQPDTQGQRDIVYYVLSEAPRGSPPVSEAPSREMEKLQGIPEDPGVQMG